AAGCCACAGCTGGAAgactgggtgggggcaggggtaggggcgggggcagagggtGTCCCAGCCTGGGGAAGCcgtgtgggggaggagagggcctGTGGGGTCGCAGCAGCAAGAGGGAAGCCGGTTAGACTACAGGGAGGACCAGGATAAGCAGAAAGACAACTCTCTCCATTCCCCCTGCCTCTAGAATGTGACAAGTGGGGTCCGGGATGGTGCCCTCAGCCCTCAACCCGAGTTCTCAGCCCAACGCAGGCAGAGAGGCAGATGGAAAGGTACGGAGAGGCCGTCACTGAAATATAACCCGGGTCAGCGAGATACTGGGGACCGAGATCCGGAGATTAACAGAGCCCCAGAGAGGGCCTGCCAACAGCGAGAGACGCGGAGACacgaagggagggatggagaggcgGGGGAGAGCAGCGAGAAGCTGAGCGGAGGCCAAGGcccagaggctgggagggggagggggcagggagcgcGGCGGGGGCTCTGCTCGGTGGGAGGAGCGTGGGcggcagaaggagggagacagacggGCGTGCGGGGGCGGAAGAGAGCAGGCAAAGCGGGGGGGAGGCGCCGTCTGCACGCCAGGCATGCGGCGGGGGATGTGAGGCTGCAGGCACACAGAGGGGACCCGGGCATCTGTGCAAGGGGGTGGCCGCGTGTCTGAGCGTGAGACCACCCCTGACTGTGCTCCAGCGCGCGTGTCTGTAGCTTTGTGATTCTGTGTGTGCCGGTGTGTGCGTTATTGTGTCTGTTAACCAGGGCACTTGCCCCGACCCCACCCGCCTTCCCCAAATCCCAGTCTTCCAGTTTCTTCAGGGTCTCTtcaggccctgcccccaccttcccaGGCCCTACCATTCCTACtcggtcttttttttcccaaagcctCGCTCACATTTCCCTTAAGTCTCCAGCTATTTCCCCAGAGCCTTCCTCCTACCCAcaagccccacccctcccctaggCCCGCCCCCAGACCCGCCCCTTCACCTTGGCCCCGCCCCGGCactcctgtctcctccctccccgcctctgTCCCGCCCCCTCCCTAGGCCTTGCCCCGCCTCCCACCAGCCCCCGCCCACTATATGGACACGCCCCACCCACTTCTCAAGGCCCGGCCCCAATTCCGTGGCCCCGCCCCGCCAGCGCCCCGCCCACTTCGTCCGCCGTGCCCGCGCCCTCGGCCCCGCCCCGTCTTCCCGCCGCGGTGCCCCAGGGCTGCCGGCCGACGCGCTCACATGGTCTCGTCGTCGCCGAACTCGAGCTCGCCGCACGCGTCCTCGTAGTGCACGCCGCCGCCGCGCGCCGTGCCGTCCACGGTGCGGTACGGAAGGCGCACGGTGCCCCGCGCGCCCGAGCTGCGCACGACGCGCACGTCCACGGTGCCCATGCACTCGCTCACGTGCAGCAGGCGGTCCTGGAAGGAGAAGATGCCCGCGTGGTCGTCGTCCAGGATGGTGACGGTGGCCAGCAGTGGCGCCACCAGCCGTCCCTTCGGCCGCCCGCCGCCGTCGGGCTCGAACATGCCCTGCGCGTCGCCCACGCGCAGGTTCAGCAGCCGCACGAAGAAGTGTTCGTCCTCCTCGAAGATGTCGTCGTCGATGATGCCGATGCGCAGCTCCTTCTGTGTCTCGCCCGGCTTGAACACCAGCGTGCCCTCGCTgcggcgggaggggaggggaggggacaaaacagggGTGAAGGTTGGTCAAAGGCTCTTTGGGAGGGAGGCGAGTCAgggtgggcttcctggaggagagaaaGGCGCCACCGAAAACTCACAAGTATGAGACTGGCCGGGTGTTAGACACATAGTCAGGGGTGCAGAAGGGGAACAAGATAAGGGTTGGTCCCTCCCACCATGGAATCCGTGAGGATTAGGAGCGCCAGCATTACATAGAGAACGATGAAAATGAAATCAGCGCCGGCTTCCTGTGGGAGTTTCCAGCGGGCAGGagtgctccaggcagagggaacagcacatgcaaaaTCCCAGAGTGGAGAGAGCCTGGAGTGTTCCACAGCCACACTTCTCGGCCCTTAAGGCACCCCCCGAGCCCCCTGGGagatcttgctaaaatgcagatttctggctCAGCAGCTCTGAGTTTCCAGACTGCATGCCTAAGTCGCTCCCACAGGATGTGGATGCTCCCATGGGCTACAGGGACCACACTTGGGAGTGGCAGGGATCCAGGGTCCAGAGCTGCCATGTTCACACTTCTGATGAAAACCTTTGTGTGCTCCTGGATGCCCACGACAGCGAGTCCACTGTTTAACTgggctcattcattcaacaagtactccctgagcacctgctctgggccctgtgctgggcagtgCTGGGAACACAGCGGGGAAGAGGCCCTTCCTTCCCGGGGCTCGGAGGCCTGTGGGAGAGTCACATCACAGTGACCGTTGCACATGTAATAAGTTATTTCCAGTTCATTCGTTCAACAGGTATTTGTTAAGCAcccgctgtgtgccaggcactgttcttagTGTTTCTTGGGGGAAACCACAGTGAAACCAGATCAGAGCAACATCCCTGCCCTGGTGGAACCTCTATTCTAGTACAGGAGGCAAATACACAGCAAACATTATATAAACTGGCAGGTGGTGATGgtgcaatggagaaaaatagaggaaaacagACGAGAGGGTAGGGCGCGGGAAGGCGTTGTGTTAGGATGTCAGGGAAGGCGTTTCTGAATGGTGACATTTGAGTAGAGACttgagggaggtgagggtgggagcCGTGTGGAGGAGATCTGGGGAAAAGTATCCCTGGCaaagggaacagccagtgcaaatgTCCTGAGGCAGGAGTTGCTTGGAGTATCTGAGGGATGTATCTGAGTATCTGAGAGGCGGCCAGTGTGGCTCCAGTGGAGGGAGtaaggggaagagggagatgaGATCACAAAGGGAACAACAGGGCAGATGTCACGGGGCTTTGGTGGGCTACGCTAAGGACTTTGGTGCTTATGCCGAGTGGGATGGGAAACATGGGAGGCCTCTGAGGAGGGGAAGGATGTGAGCTGGCTTAGATCTACAAGGGCATCGGTTGTGTCTCTGAAGCACATTCGAGATACCCTAtaatggggcaggggagggaatgaGCGACCTCGGAGTAGTCCGAGTGAAACGTTGAGGGGACAGGACATGATTGGGCTCCTGGCAGGGCTGTAGGCATCGAAATGACTCTGGGCTGTAAATGCACCTTGACCACCTATAATTTCCCCTCTCGGTCCTCCCCACCACGCGCCACAGGCACCGGTGCTAGGGCTATGTGATCCAGAAGTGTCCTCTATCATTACTGTGGTCACTTTCGTGAGAAAGAGGCCCCGGGCTCTAATTCTCCAGAAGAAGTCGGCTCTGTGGGAGGCGCAGAGGGACCCCAAGGTTCTGGCAAAGAGGGAGAACCAGATGATAAGCCTGGAGTGGACAGAGAAGGGACTCCCTGTCGTGGCCGCCTTCAGCTCGGGAGACGCTGTCCATGGTGGCCAAGGCATCCAGCCCCGTGAGCTAACCTGCTCCAAGCCGGGTTCCGCTGCTGTGCCAGCTGTGGGATCTCGGGCAGTAAGGATGTGCAGcccctctgagactcagtttcccgaTCTGTAAAGTGGAGCTAATAACCGTGCCTACCTCCTGGGGGTGTGATAAGGACTGAGCTATTATGCAAGGGAAGCACTCAACCAAAGTTAGCTAGTGATATGTGTATATGAAGATTAGAatcttagaggggcgcctgggcggctccgttggttaagcgtccgacttcggctcgggtcatgatcttggggtttgtgggtctgagccctgctgatggtgcagagccagCGTGGgatcccctttctctccctctctctgtgtccctctcgcttctctctgtctctctgcccctatcctgctcccgtgtgtgctttctctctctctctctctctctctctctctctctctctcaaaataaacaaactttaaaaagatcttAGAATTCTAACGTTATGGGATGTCAGAAACATGAACTGAAGGGATAGTAGAAGGTGGGGATGTTAGGGCCATCTTCGCCAAATGGTTAAAGTGACATCAGAAGCAGTGGGGCAGGCGGGTGTCGTGGGCCTCCTGATATCATGCACTGAGGAGGACACAGCATCACTTACGTGAATTCCTGCCAAAAAGTGCGCCCCCTGAACTGAGTCATGAGGAAACATCGGACAAAGCCCAACTGTGGGCTGTTCTAACTGGCCTGTCTTCAAAAGTGTCAGGGTcatgaaaggcagagaaaagccaAGGGATCGATATCCCGACTGAAGAACTCTAAAGAGACCcgacagggacgcctgggtagctccatcagttaagcgtgcgacttcagctcaggtcacgaccttgcgattcacgagttcgagccccgcatcgggctctgtgctgatagctcggagcccggagcctgcttcggattctgtgtctccctctttctctgcccctcctccgctcacgctccgtctgtctgtctctctctcaaaaataaataaacattaaaaaaaaattttttttttttttaaagagacatgacaaccaaATGCAACGTTGGGTTCTGGATTGGACGGGCAAGGAGGGAGCGTGTGCAAATAAGGTCACAAAGGATGTTACAGGGACAGCAGGAAGATGCAAACAGGGACCGTAGATTGGGTAGTAATATGGATTCGGTGTTTACGTATCCTGAGCGGGACGACCGGACTgtgactgtggtggtggtggtggggggggtgtccTACATCTTAGCAGATGCACATGCAAGTATTCATGGGCGAATGGCCCTGCTGTCTGCAACTCATTCCCATATAGTGGCACAACTATTAATACTCTTACATATTAACTGGAAGGGGTGCGTGAATGAGCACAGGACGAAATCTGCACAACTGGCGAATCTGGGCGAGGGCTATAAGAGGGTTCCCGGAACCATTTTTGCAGCCCTTGTGTAggtgtgaattcttttttttttttttccaaaacagaagGTTGGGAAGAAAAAGGACACGGGGATTTTAGAAACCAGGCGTGATGGAAATATAGAAGATGGGCTTCCGTTTCAACACTGGATGCGCAAAACCTGAGAAGACGAAAGGCTTTGGACCATCGCATCCGAGACTGGTTGGGGGTACGGATTAGACTATCcaaatgtgggggcgcctggggggctcaggtggttgagtgtccgacttctggtttcggcccagatcatgatctcgtggtttgtgagtccgagccccgcaccgggctctgcattgagcatggagcccgcttgggattctctctccctctctctctgcccctcccctgctcatgctctctccctctgtctcaatacaaataaataaacttaaaaaatatatatccaaatgTGAGAGTCTTGGAATCTGAGAACTTTAGATCCTTGGCATGTGAGGATTACGGGGGCTTCAATCTCAGAGTCTTGGGACAGCTGTGCCGTTTTGGTGCCCCGGAGATCATCTTTAATTTGaagaaactggggcgcctggctggctcactcagtagagcatgggactcttgatctcggggttgtgagtttgagtcccacattgggtttggagataaataagtaaactttttaaaagctgggagaaactgaggcccttcGACCACCCTAATCTCTATGATACCTGTGGGCAAATCAGACAAAGGCATCCCTTCTTTAGGACACTTGATTTCCATGAATCAGGACATTAGCACAATAGACATACAAGTCTGCAATGTCCGCTCTGTGAACAGAGCTTTCTTAGATGGGGTGCTCTTATGCAGTGCACAACCTCAATAACTGTGCGTGACAGCCCTGATTGCCCACACTGAGGCAGGAACTTGCCTGACGAACAGGGTCCAGGGCTAATCTTGgaacccaggtgccctccctcccGGTTCCGGACCTAAGCAGCCTTTGAATGGTGATGCCAGGTCTGTGAATGTCACCTGGGATGGGAGAGCAGGGGCCGAAGGAAGATGCCACCCTTTCCTCGCTCTTCGGTTCCACCACCGAGCAGCATTTACTGCTGCACTTCAAACATCTCAGGACTGAGGTCATTTGCAGATGAGAATGCGGGCTCTGATTACAGCAGGTGATACCCGCACTCGCTTCCTTCTGCAAAACctttggcagggggaggggggggcgggcagtGCAGACCAGGGGTGTGGGTACGAGTGCAAGAGCGAAGAGGCCGGGCTAAGGGCAGACACCTCAATCTGGCGAATGCCTTTTCTTCCCTCGAAGGAGGCTGGGAGGCGGGGGATGGTAGGGGGAGGTTGGAAGGAGCAGGTTGCGGGTGGCCCCAAAGGGATCCCGTGCTCCAGGATGACAGAAGGAGATCCTGAGCCCCACTCGGGAGAAGGCAGGGGGTGGGCGGAAGGGCAGGAGAAGTGAATGGGGACGGGCCTGATACGAGGGTCCTGGACTGCCCTAGGTGGGGGGAAGTGACCCACAAATACCCGAAGCGGTGGAAAGACGCGAAGGCGTGACAGCGGCACGCAGGGGAGACTGGGCTATCCGAGGTGGCGGAGGGAAAGATTGGCGAAACACAGCACTCAGCCCTAGGACGAGAAGCGCTAAAGGGAGGCGTGGCCGACTACGTGGCCGAGGGGACCCTGTCAACAGCGCGGCCACCAGCACTGCCTCCCAGTCTCCGCTCTGCTTTCCTCACAGCCCTCGCCACTGACATTGTACGTATTCGGTGTCTGCTTCCCAATGGTCTGTCTCTCCCGCGAGAGTGTCAGCTGCCTTTGGGCAGGGCCGGGACGTGTTGCATTCACGGCCGGTCCCCACTGCCCAGGTCCGTTCCTGGCGGGTGGGAGACCCGTGAGAAGTGTCGTCATTACCGTAGGAAACTATGAGACACCTACGCGTCGGGCAGCAGAATATACCGTAAAGCTATCATTCTATAACCcaaggtccgtgggttcgagccccgcgtcgggctctgcgctgacagctcggagcccggcgcctgcttccgagtctgtgtctccctctctctccgcccctcccctgctcacgctctgtctctctcaaaaataaaccaacgttaaaaaatatagggggcgcctgggtggctcagtcggttaagggtccgacttcggccaggtcacgatctcgcggtccgtgagttcgagccccgcgtcgggctctgggctgatggctcagagcctggagcctgcttccaattctgtgtctccctctctctctgcccctcccccgttcatgctctgtctctgtctcaaaaataaataaacattaaaaaaattaaaaaaaaaatatagtcccagacacatagtaggtgttcagcaGGAAGTGCCGAACGGGACAAGATCACAGGTCTGCTCAAAAAGAGGGGCGAAGGCAGGGAGCCGGGCAGCGAGACTCAGGAGGGTGCAAAGGGTGCGTTTCTCCGCGGCAGAAACCAAGGGCCTGGGGCTCATTTGGGCACTGCCTCTCTCCTCTTATCTCATTTAGTTCTCCCACATGGCGCTTACCAGCCCCCTGacgtttttatgtatttaatggCTTATAACCTTATTGCAACTTAAGGGTAGGGACCTTAGCTGTCTTGTTCTCCATGGTGTATACCCCGCAGgcatatggtaggtgctcagtaaacctTTTTACTTTAGTaatggtgtgtgtgcgtgtgtgcgtgtgtgtgtgtgtggaggggaacCTGTTCCAGCAGGTGACGGTACATGTCAGGGAGCTATAATAATTAACACAGGGTGATGTCAACCCCCAAAACCCACAGGTAGATAATAAACATGGGAAGGCAGCCTGTGGGCGGGGCGCGGCCACGCCATGTGGCTTGTCCAGCAGCGTGTGGCAAATGCCCACAAGAGTGTCCCGGACTCGGCCacctggcagggggagggggtggggagggcgagaGACTCTCCATgtcggctcgggccatgatctcgcggttcgtgggttcgagcccccgcgtcgggctctgtgctgacagctcggagcctggagcccgcttcagatcctgtgtctccctctctctctgcccctcccccgctcacactctctctctctctctctctctctctctctctcaaataaaaagcattaaaaaaaaaaaaagcaagagcaaGAGCGAACGGATGAGCGAGCGAATGAGCGAACGGTGCAGGCCTGCGCGCACAGCAAGGGAAGCGTGGGCGCTGGAGGTCGCCGGGAGACCGCTGGGCCCGCCCGCAAACAGCCGACCCACCTGTACTCGTAGTCGGAGCCGGCCTTGGCGGAGCCGTCCTCGGTGCGGTAGTCCACGTAGAAGGTGCTGTTGCCCTCCCCGCCCTGGCAGGTGACGGACAGCAGCACGGAGCCGCAGTTCTCCAGGCAGTGGTAGAGGCTGGGCTCGAAGAAGATGCGGCTGGCGCCGTCGTCCTCGTCCTCGCCGGGGCCGTCGGCCGGGGAGGCGCGGCGCGAGGCGTCCGCCGCGTGTCGCCGCAGCACGTTGCCGGCGCCCGTCATCAGCCGCGTGGCCTGGATGCGGTAGAAGGCGCGGCTCTTCTGCTGGTGCAGCAGCGCGTAGTAGTTGGCGATGCCCACCAGCTGCTCCAGGTCCTTGTCCGGGTGCTTCTGCTTCAGGTCCTTGAGGATCTGGATGACCTCGCGGCGGCTGGCGTCCAGCTCGCGGGCCTCGGCGGGGCCGGGGCCCAGGCCGCCCGGCTCGCCCGGCACCTCGGCGCCCACGAACGTGCCGTCCAGCTCGATGCTCTTGGGGGGGTCGCCCTCGGCGCCGATGATGATGCCGCTGCGCGGGTCGGTGCGGTAGCGCTTGTACACGTACTTGTAGAACAGCAGCCGCTTGTCGGCCATCCAGGCGAACACCACGCACACCGGGAAGAAGACGAGGGTCAGCAGCGCCTCCCACACCTGCGGGCGGCCGCGCGGGTCAGGACCGCCGCGCCGCCAGGGGGCGCGCTCGCCGCCCGCCGTCGGGCCGCCCCCGCGGCTCTCTCCGCCCGGCGCcggcgggggagggcggggggcgtGGTCgccgggcgccccccccccccccccccccccccccccccccccccccNNNNNNNNNNNNNNNNNNNNNNNNNNNNNNNNNNNNNNNNNNNNNNNNNNNNNNNNNNNNNNNNNNNNNNNNNNNNNNNNNNNNNNNNNNNNNNNNNNNNCTGTAATAGGAGCCAGACTTGTGCCTCTTTTGAGAGTCAGAGTCCCGCTCGCCAATGCAGCCTTTGCCGGACTCTCCTTCCTTAGAATCCGTTTGGCCCTTAGGGACGGGACTCTGACTCTCAAAAGAGGCACAAGTCTGGCTCCTATTACAGCCCCATAAGACAAGCTCCTCCTGTGTTTACATGCTGTATCTCCCCAGAGAGACAAGGCAACGCAGAGTTCAGATCCTGCTTCTAGAAGCGGCAAGTGTGGCTCAGCCTCTTGCCTGTAAAAATGGGAACGGCCCCAAGACTGGATGAGCTTATGTACCCCTAGCGCTTAGCACTGTCGGTTCCGGACACATGGACAAGAGCTCAAAATTAACATGACCACCATTCTACCTATGCAGGTCCAGGACTCCTCCGCCCACGGTCACCCTCCTCATTAAAGAtcaggaggaagaggtggaagaTTATTTACCATCAGCTGGCCCCCCGGAGGTATCTTTAACCTGGGCCCAGAAGGGAAACTATCTTTGAAGATCCAACCaatccccacacccctccccctggTCGCTGGGTTTCCTGATGGCTCAGAGAGAAGGCGGGAGCCTCACAAAGCCAGCAGGCAGGTTTGTGAAAGGCAGCTGAATTTTCTACGCAAGGTGTAGCGTTAACTCTGGCCTCGGAACTGGCCACTATGTGTAGGGCAGGGGAATGCTCCCGTAATCAGAAGACCATCTCAAACCTCGAAGATGTGCTTTCCTCCCTGCAGGTAAAGAAAAGGTGGATTCTAGGAGGCTCACCTCCTTTTTCCAGGGCACCCACTGCGGATGGGCCCACGGACCTGCCTACCCTGCGGGAGAAGTGAGACAGGTTCAGTGCACAAGGACACCCccaagagggggggggggctctcacCAATCTAGGGGTGTTTGTGGGTTGCCACCGTGACTGGAGAAGGGGGATACGGTCCCAGATGGCGACATCCAGCGACTCATGGGGTGGTCCCACACAATACAGAATTGTCCCACGTCCTGCCTCACCTTCCGAACCTCctgctggaggggcgcctgggtggcttggtcggttaagcggctgactctgaatctcggctcaggttatggtgtcacgttttgtgagttcgagcccgggcatcgggctctgcaccgacagcacagaaccttgcttgggattctctctctccctctctctctctctctgcccctcccccaccggtgCGCAtgaactcgctctctctctcaggtgAAAAATCTTCTAATCGTCGGAGTCTAGAACTCaactctgttttatatatatatatttatatatatatatatatatatatatatatatatacacaaagtatTTTCCTGTATGGTTTAATATATGCtgaatacacttatttttaatcTTGTAGCTACCCACTCCTGCTCAACTCCTTGCATGGCTTGTTTCctgatctttttcttcctcttgagcCCAAACTTGTTCAGTATAAGTAGGTGCCAGCAGCTGGCTCCCACATCACGACTTTTAAAGTGGCCGTGCCGAAGCGCTTACATGTGGAAACGCGCATTGTTCTACGAGAGATTCCTCTGGCCAACGGCACAGGCAAGTTTAGTGATGGGAGGGATAGCTTGCATTTACTCTGTGCTAGGCCTGCCGTCCCGAGTTCTTCCACGTGTGTAGTTTATTCGATCCCCACACAGCCCTCTGACGTCAGTACTGTGGTGACACCCAGGTGAccggtggggaaactgaggcacaaagcaggtgaggaacttgcccaagggccAGCTGGGAAGCAGCAGAAGCGGGGTTTGACTCGAGCGTGTCTGCCTCCGGGCTCCACGCACCAAACTGCGAGACTCTCGAAGACCTCTCTCTTATTACGTAAGTATTTCACATCAGCAAAGGGATATTCCTATCCCTCCTCCGGCTCATGGTGTCTAAAATCCTTGTCCTAGTTCTGCTCTAGATCCTCATCAGAGACCACTTTGAAAGCCCGAGTCAGGACGCCGTCCTCTTTAACCGTGCTTGAGGACTGTGTGATGCCCCCTTCTGTACTTTTCACCCTGGCAGCCAGGAAACTCACCGTCACAGTCGTGAGTCGACGGCAGCcaactgtctctctccctctctcatccctGTCTTCTGGTGCTACTATCTCTCCCTCAGCTCTCTGCGGTTGCTGGTCCCTCAGTTCTGTTTCTATAACACCTGCAAGGAATTTTTATGCTTCTAACACTCAGCTCCTTCCTGGACACGCAACTATAATTGGCAAAACCTGACAGATCTGGGTGACTAGATTGTGCACATGTGTGAAGGAATTCTGGGTAGCCTCACATAAATTATGCATGTGTGTGAACGAACTGGGCCAGACCCATAAATAAATTATGCAGATGTAGGTGGCAGTCTTGGGGTTGTGGGAAATGACTTAGGCAAACGTCTTCCAGGGAGACTTAGCGGAGCGCGGTTAAGACGCTGGACAGACGAGAGGCGAATGGTTatgtgaatggggggaggggtgtgagtTATGGAGCGGTGGGGCCAGCTTGTGTCTCACTGTCGGAACGAATCGTGCAAAGTGGTCTTTGCAGCGGACTGGGTTCATACCTGCGTTGGACCGGAGTGAGTGGAAATTTCAGCGATGCGGCATAAATTATCCTAACATCAGAGATCGGTTATGAATGATGAGTGAATTTTGCGAGCCACGACTCCATAGCTGGCAAATACCTAGCTAGGCTGTGACCTGTGGTAGCCATTGCACAGGTCACAAGGACTCTGTCAACACGTATGGCACTGTTAGAAGAGCTCAAGCCATTCCTTCTGGACGGGTATATTGCAAAATGCCGCCCCCTCTGGGCAGATGAGCCCTTTCCAGGTGCTGCGGGAGCCCTCCAGACATGGCGGGGGCGCACTCGATGGACTCAGGCCCCAAACTGCCTTCCCTGGCCCACCGCCCTTGTGCAGTGCGTGACCTGCACGACCATACCTGGTGGCCCTCCCCGATGTGAGCATGCATTTCTGCGAACGCATGAACCAAGTCTCCGGGCCCAGGGAGCCACCCCTCTGGATTCTGCCGACGTACGTGCCCCGAGCAGGTGCCGATGGGTCCTTGCTCACCTGGACCACGCCGGGGGAAAAGACGGCAAGGATAAGATAAAGCCAGACGTAGGCGAAGATACTCCAAGAGGCAGTGACGAAGAAGACTCTCAAGTGCTTGATCTTGCGGCTCTCGCCGGCTGGGATGACGTAGATGCACACGGCAATGACCACAAACATGTTGAAGGCGGCGCTGCCCACGATGGTGCCTGGGCCCAGCTCGCCCGCCTGGAAGTTGTGGCCACAGACCTCGATGACCGACAGCAGGATCTCGGGGGCTGAGGAGCCCAGGGCCATGAGCGTGAGGTTGGACACGGTCTCGTTCCAGATGCGGACGGTGCCCACGCTGGTCTCGCCGTTGGCCTTGGTGATGGTGATCTCCTTCTCCTTGGACGTGATGACCTCGATGGATGCCATGAAGCGGTCGGC
This sequence is a window from Panthera uncia isolate 11264 unplaced genomic scaffold, Puncia_PCG_1.0 HiC_scaffold_96, whole genome shotgun sequence. Protein-coding genes within it:
- the LOC125918539 gene encoding sodium/calcium exchanger 2; translation: MAPLALVGFALLLGTAPCSGAATPTPSLPPPPANDSDASTGGCQGSNRCQPGVLLPVWEPDDPSLGDKAARAVVYFVAMVYMFLGVSIIADRFMASIEVITSKEKEITITKANGETSVGTVRIWNETVSNLTLMALGSSAPEILLSVIEVCGHNFQAGELGPGTIVGSAAFNMFVVIAVCIYVIPAGESRKIKHLRVFFVTASWSIFAYVWLYLILAVFSPGVVQVWEALLTLVFFPVCVVFAWMADKRLLFYKYVYKRYRTDPRSGIIIGAEGDPPKSIELDGTFVGAEVPGEPGGLGPGPAEARELDASRREVIQILKDLKQKHPDKDLEQLVGIANYYALLHQQKSRAFYRIQATRLMTGAGNVLRRHAADASRRASPADGPGEDEDDGASRIFFEPSLYHCLENCGSVLLSVTCQGGEGNSTFYVDYRTEDGSAKAGSDYEYSEGTLVFKPGETQKELRIGIIDDDIFEEDEHFFVRLLNLRVGDAQGMFEPDGGGRPKGRLVAPLLATVTILDDDHAGIFSFQDRLLHVSECMGTVDVRVVRSSGARGTVRLPYRTVDGTARGGGVHYEDACGELEFGDDETMKTLQVKIVDDEEYEKKDNFFIELGQPQWLKRGISALLLNQGDGDRKLTAEEEEARRIAEMGKPVLGENRRLEVIIEESYDFKNTVDKLIKKTNLALVIGTHSWREQFLEAVTVSAGDEEEEEDGSREERLPSCFDYVMHFLTVFWKVLFACVPPTEYCHGWACFGVCILVIGLLTALIGDLASHFGCTVGLKDSVNAVVFVALGTSIPDTFASKVAALQDQCADASIGNVTGSNAVNVFLGLGVAWSVAAVYWAVQGRPFEVRTGTLAFSVTLFTVFAFVGIAVLLYRRRPHIGGELGGPRGPKLATTALFLGLWFLYILFASLEAYCHIRGF